The proteins below are encoded in one region of Ephemeroptericola cinctiostellae:
- the gluQRS gene encoding tRNA glutamyl-Q(34) synthetase GluQRS, translated as MHKSINHPHLPQPLRPDSWLACAWLAAKRFKSTPNRPPYKGRFAPSPSGLLHQGSLIAALASYIHAHWHGGEWLVRMEDVDQSRCTAAYGEAQLTVLRELGFEFDANVMWQSQRHDAYQAAFDMLSNHRHTYPCTCTRRDIADSRTRMDARNAQTPAYAGTCRKGINTHAPIRSWRFRVHDEPLIWQDENGIMHVDNLEHSVGDFALKRASLPQGAPQHTPEDGDWTYQLAVVVDDAAQGVTHIVRGEDLLDSTARQIALQRALNIPPPHYNHIPLLLNPDGDKLSKRDQAPALNALHGLEALQHAWCFLGGQPIEADYICDFWQSVFNWAPK; from the coding sequence ATGCACAAATCAATCAACCATCCACATTTACCCCAGCCACTGCGCCCCGACAGTTGGCTGGCATGCGCATGGCTGGCTGCTAAACGTTTCAAGTCGACACCAAACCGCCCGCCTTACAAGGGCCGATTCGCCCCCTCACCTTCTGGCTTGTTGCACCAAGGCTCTTTGATCGCGGCACTGGCCTCCTACATCCACGCACACTGGCATGGCGGCGAGTGGTTGGTGCGCATGGAGGATGTGGATCAATCACGCTGCACCGCTGCGTACGGCGAAGCACAACTGACAGTGTTGCGCGAACTTGGATTTGAATTTGATGCCAACGTGATGTGGCAAAGCCAACGGCATGATGCCTATCAAGCGGCCTTTGACATGTTGAGCAACCATCGACACACCTACCCCTGCACCTGCACACGGCGTGACATCGCCGATTCACGCACCCGCATGGATGCACGCAACGCCCAAACGCCAGCCTACGCTGGCACATGCCGAAAAGGCATCAACACCCACGCACCGATTCGCTCATGGCGATTTCGCGTGCACGATGAACCACTCATTTGGCAAGATGAAAATGGCATTATGCACGTCGACAACCTTGAACACAGTGTCGGGGATTTCGCGCTCAAACGCGCCAGCCTCCCTCAAGGCGCCCCTCAGCACACCCCAGAGGATGGTGATTGGACCTACCAACTCGCAGTGGTCGTCGATGACGCGGCTCAAGGCGTGACCCACATCGTACGCGGCGAAGACTTGCTCGACTCCACTGCTCGACAAATTGCCTTGCAACGGGCACTCAACATACCGCCCCCCCATTACAACCACATCCCTTTGCTGCTCAACCCCGATGGCGACAAACTCAGCAAGCGCGATCAAGCCCCCGCACTGAATGCCCTGCATGGGCTGGAAGCCCTTCAACATGCATGGTGTTTTTTAGGCGGTCAACCGATCGAAGCAGATTATATTTGTGACTTCTGGCAATCGGTGTTTAACTGGGCGCCAAAATAA
- the dnaE gene encoding DNA polymerase III subunit alpha, giving the protein MPQPSFVHLRLHSEFSVQDGITRIKDAVKLAAADQQGALALTDLGNTFGLIKFYKAAQGAGVKPIMGADIWLTNVDDLAQPYRMLLLVKNRAGYLRLCDLLSQAYLQSDRLTHGQIHPDWLTQHPELNVGLIALSGAHGGDVGQALLKGNVPQAIERVSQWRTAFNHQYYIEVQRLDTNDSTQHTLLAAELATVTHTPLVATHAVQFLKPEDHRAHEARVCISQGEILSNPRRQAAFSPCQYLMTQAEMVERFADLPSAVANSIAIAKQCNLLLDLGKPQLPDFPTPNGETIDDYTRILSHEGLNERLIKLYPDEDKRAEVRQKYVERLDIELNTIIQMGFPGYFLIVADFITWAKENDVPVGPGRGSGAGSLVAYALKITDLDPLAYDLLFERFLNPERVSMPDFDIDFCQDGRDSVIQYVKDKYGHDAVSQIATFGTLGAKAVVRDVGRVLDMPYNYCDSLSKLIPHDPTDPWTLERTLKDEPAFKERFETEEEAQEIIALSQPLEGLTRNIGMHAGGVLIAPGKLTDFCPIYCAAGTNSVVSQYDKNDVEAVGLVKFDFLGLRNLTILKLAVKYLKMLHPDMAHFVLEDLPLDDPKVFQIFTDGNTTAVFQSESRGAKDLEKKLKPDSFEDIIALMALNRPGPLGSGMVDDFIQRKNEQKKIGRGKDEWYFHPDLKGTLQSTFGVMVYQEQVMLVAQLLGGYSLGGADLLRRAMGKKDAAEMARQRDVFAKGAEVHGVKVEVATELFNLMEKFADYGFNKSHSAAYALIAYQTAWFKAYYPAEFMAATMSSDMDDTDKMQVFYEDSVGLNRLIILPPDINQSFYAFMPTDARHIRYGLGAIKGAGQAAIEAIVAERQANGAFASFFDFCLRVEKQFINRRTLEALIKAGAFDSLHDNRASVLASLEHAIEAALHTEQNKHQNSLFDDTQTFDEQWQEQLAQVPAWTLREKLSNEKNALGFYVSGHLFDECAAEVNQVVKLRLKDVSPQRETVLIAGIIVAVRTMFTKRGKMMFVTLDDKTDRLEVSVFNEVFERYSSLLKEDHLVMMQVKVSKDDYSGGVRIVADRVMDLARARASQASQLIIHLDMRDHVLDVTGFKALLRQQVDEEGLGVTVHAQIKGACADIKLGMDWRVVPSDDLLASLRRLPAVSLVEMV; this is encoded by the coding sequence ATGCCCCAGCCGTCTTTTGTCCACCTCCGTTTGCACTCCGAGTTTTCAGTCCAAGATGGCATCACGCGCATCAAAGATGCGGTTAAGCTTGCTGCTGCCGATCAGCAAGGTGCGCTTGCGCTGACCGATTTGGGCAACACCTTTGGTCTGATTAAATTTTATAAAGCGGCACAAGGCGCGGGTGTCAAGCCCATCATGGGGGCGGATATTTGGTTGACCAATGTGGATGACTTGGCGCAGCCGTACCGCATGTTGTTGCTGGTCAAGAATCGTGCGGGTTATTTGCGCTTGTGCGATTTACTCAGCCAAGCCTACTTGCAATCCGATCGTTTGACGCATGGGCAAATCCATCCCGATTGGTTGACCCAGCATCCAGAGCTCAATGTGGGTTTGATTGCATTGTCGGGGGCGCATGGGGGCGATGTGGGGCAAGCTTTGCTTAAAGGCAATGTGCCACAAGCGATTGAGCGCGTCAGCCAATGGCGCACTGCTTTTAATCACCAGTATTACATTGAAGTGCAGCGCCTCGACACCAATGACTCCACCCAACATACCCTGCTTGCGGCTGAGTTGGCGACGGTCACGCACACGCCTTTGGTGGCGACCCATGCGGTGCAGTTCCTTAAGCCCGAAGACCACCGTGCGCATGAGGCGCGCGTGTGCATCTCACAAGGTGAAATTCTGTCTAATCCACGCCGCCAAGCAGCGTTTTCACCGTGTCAATATTTAATGACGCAGGCGGAGATGGTGGAGCGGTTTGCCGATTTACCGAGCGCGGTGGCGAACAGCATTGCGATTGCCAAGCAATGCAACCTCTTGTTGGATTTGGGTAAGCCGCAGCTGCCCGATTTCCCAACGCCGAATGGCGAAACGATTGACGATTACACCCGTATTTTATCGCATGAAGGCCTGAATGAACGGCTCATCAAGTTGTATCCCGATGAGGATAAACGCGCTGAAGTGCGGCAAAAATATGTTGAGCGTTTGGACATTGAGCTCAACACCATCATTCAAATGGGCTTCCCTGGTTATTTCTTGATTGTGGCGGATTTCATCACGTGGGCGAAAGAAAATGATGTGCCCGTGGGGCCGGGACGGGGTTCGGGTGCGGGTTCGTTGGTGGCGTATGCATTAAAAATCACCGATTTGGATCCACTGGCTTATGACTTGCTGTTTGAACGGTTTTTGAATCCAGAGCGGGTGTCCATGCCCGACTTTGACATTGATTTTTGTCAAGATGGCCGCGATTCGGTAATTCAATACGTGAAGGATAAATACGGTCACGACGCTGTGTCGCAGATCGCCACATTTGGTACGCTCGGTGCGAAGGCGGTGGTGCGTGACGTGGGGCGTGTGCTGGACATGCCGTACAACTATTGCGACAGCTTGTCGAAATTGATCCCACACGACCCAACCGATCCGTGGACCTTGGAACGCACACTCAAGGACGAACCTGCTTTTAAAGAACGTTTTGAAACTGAAGAAGAGGCGCAAGAGATCATCGCGCTGTCGCAACCACTCGAAGGTTTAACGCGCAACATTGGTATGCATGCGGGTGGCGTGTTGATTGCACCCGGTAAACTCACTGATTTTTGTCCCATTTATTGCGCGGCAGGCACCAATTCGGTGGTCAGTCAGTACGATAAAAATGACGTGGAAGCGGTTGGTCTGGTTAAGTTTGACTTTTTGGGCTTGCGCAACTTGACCATTTTAAAATTGGCGGTGAAATACCTCAAAATGCTGCACCCGGATATGGCACATTTTGTACTGGAAGATTTGCCGCTGGACGACCCCAAAGTGTTTCAAATTTTCACGGATGGCAACACCACGGCGGTGTTTCAATCGGAGTCGCGCGGTGCGAAAGATTTGGAGAAAAAGCTCAAGCCAGACAGCTTTGAGGACATCATTGCCCTGATGGCATTGAATCGACCCGGGCCGCTGGGTTCGGGCATGGTGGATGACTTCATCCAGCGCAAAAACGAACAGAAAAAAATTGGTCGCGGTAAAGATGAGTGGTATTTTCACCCTGATTTGAAAGGCACATTGCAATCGACCTTCGGTGTGATGGTGTACCAAGAGCAGGTGATGTTGGTTGCGCAGTTGTTGGGCGGCTACTCGCTGGGTGGTGCGGATTTGCTGCGACGCGCGATGGGTAAAAAAGATGCGGCAGAAATGGCGCGTCAACGCGATGTGTTTGCCAAAGGTGCCGAAGTGCATGGGGTTAAGGTTGAAGTGGCGACCGAGCTGTTCAACCTGATGGAAAAATTTGCGGATTATGGTTTTAATAAATCCCACTCTGCGGCGTATGCCTTGATCGCTTATCAGACCGCGTGGTTCAAAGCGTATTATCCAGCGGAATTCATGGCCGCCACCATGTCATCGGATATGGATGACACCGATAAAATGCAGGTCTTTTACGAAGACAGCGTCGGCTTGAACCGCCTCATCATCCTACCGCCTGACATCAATCAATCTTTTTATGCGTTCATGCCGACCGATGCACGTCACATCCGCTATGGTTTGGGCGCGATCAAAGGCGCAGGACAGGCGGCGATTGAAGCCATCGTGGCGGAGCGTCAAGCCAATGGTGCTTTTGCCAGTTTCTTTGATTTTTGTTTGCGGGTGGAAAAACAGTTTATCAATCGCCGTACGCTGGAGGCTTTGATTAAAGCAGGGGCTTTTGACAGCCTGCACGACAACCGCGCCAGCGTCTTGGCCAGCTTGGAGCACGCGATTGAAGCGGCGTTGCACACCGAGCAAAACAAACACCAAAACAGCTTGTTTGATGACACGCAAACCTTTGATGAGCAATGGCAAGAACAATTGGCACAAGTGCCCGCATGGACTTTGCGTGAAAAATTATCCAATGAGAAAAATGCGCTCGGTTTCTATGTCAGTGGCCATTTGTTTGATGAGTGCGCCGCTGAAGTCAATCAAGTGGTTAAACTGCGTTTAAAAGATGTGTCGCCGCAGCGCGAAACGGTGCTGATTGCAGGCATCATCGTCGCAGTGCGCACCATGTTCACCAAGCGCGGCAAAATGATGTTTGTCACCTTGGATGACAAAACCGATCGGCTTGAAGTGTCGGTGTTCAATGAGGTGTTCGAGCGTTATTCATCATTGCTCAAAGAGGATCACCTCGTGATGATGCAAGTGAAGGTCTCGAAAGACGATTACAGCGGGGGTGTGCGCATTGTTGCTGATCGTGTGATGGATTTGGCACGGGCACGCGCATCGCAAGCCAGTCAATTGATCATTCACCTTGACATGCGTGACCACGTGCTGGATGTGACAGGGTTTAAAGCCTTATTGCGCCAGCAGGTTGATGAAGAGGGGTTGGGTGTGACCGTTCACGCCCAAATCAAAGGCGCATGCGCAGACATTAAGCTGGGCATGGATTGGCGGGTCGTGCCAAGCGATGATTTGCTCGCAAGTTTGCGTCGATTGCCTGCGGTGAGTTTAGTTGAAATGGTTTGA
- the msbA gene encoding lipid A export permease/ATP-binding protein MsbA yields MTAVLYKVNIMFKSLLKFFSAEDNKNFARLLSYATQHKMRLVYAMLATVGVAGSEALLAMFMQPLIDVGFSSSTTKISSSAAGAFTHLSQSVWLSPNKVWLVPALLVLMFVVRGACRFISGYQLSWVAAQVLSELRSKMFGNMLLLPSRYQQQHPGAHVISKFLLDANNAMSLASDVFIVLTRDSLTVIALVGILLYLNWQLALVVLLTFPMLALLTQYYRKKLRVLNVHARDLNQDLAHVLQETYDGHKVVKLFGGQTHAKTQFDGVNSKILYYAKRLARASSAKSPISELIASLALAVVIFVALWQSQQGTTTVGGFIAFIIAMLQMMSPLKSLSNVSVPMQKMLVSADSVFGLIDEPSENNSGTQTIQRARGDLKFDHIDLLYADQKQKALDDFTLHIKAGEKLALVGRSGSGKTSLINMLPRFIDASAGRISLDGVPLESLELNNLRQHIALVSQDVILFNDTLYNNIAYGAPAASDEQIKNALRAANLWEFVEQQPEGWHMNIGNNGNKLSGGQRQRVSIARAILKDAPILILDEATSALDNESERLVQQALDRLMQNRTSIMIAHRLSTVEKADRIVVMAHGRIVEVGTHSELLAQQGAYAQLSTQPSM; encoded by the coding sequence ATGACCGCTGTACTTTACAAAGTGAATATCATGTTTAAATCGTTGTTGAAGTTTTTTAGTGCAGAAGACAATAAGAATTTTGCACGCTTGTTGAGTTACGCCACGCAACATAAGATGCGTTTGGTGTATGCCATGCTGGCGACCGTCGGCGTTGCAGGCAGTGAGGCGTTGTTGGCGATGTTCATGCAGCCTTTGATTGACGTGGGTTTTAGCAGCAGCACTACAAAAATCAGTTCAAGTGCGGCGGGTGCGTTCACCCATTTGTCGCAGTCGGTTTGGCTGTCGCCCAATAAAGTGTGGCTTGTGCCTGCATTGTTGGTGTTGATGTTTGTCGTGCGCGGCGCGTGCCGCTTCATCAGTGGTTATCAATTGTCATGGGTGGCCGCGCAGGTGTTGTCCGAGTTGCGCTCAAAAATGTTTGGCAACATGCTGTTGCTGCCTTCGCGTTATCAGCAACAGCATCCCGGTGCGCACGTCATCAGCAAGTTTCTGTTGGATGCCAACAATGCCATGAGTTTGGCGAGTGATGTGTTCATCGTGTTGACGCGCGACAGTTTGACTGTGATCGCTTTGGTGGGGATTTTATTGTATTTGAATTGGCAGTTGGCGTTGGTGGTGTTGTTGACATTCCCAATGTTGGCGTTGTTGACCCAGTATTACCGTAAAAAACTACGTGTGTTGAATGTCCATGCCCGTGATTTGAACCAAGATTTGGCGCATGTGTTGCAAGAAACCTATGATGGCCATAAAGTGGTGAAGTTGTTTGGTGGGCAAACCCATGCGAAAACACAGTTCGATGGCGTGAATTCAAAGATTTTATATTATGCCAAACGTTTGGCACGTGCTTCATCGGCCAAATCGCCGATCAGTGAATTGATTGCCTCGCTGGCGTTGGCTGTGGTGATTTTTGTCGCCTTGTGGCAAAGCCAACAAGGCACAACCACGGTGGGTGGCTTCATTGCATTCATCATTGCCATGTTGCAAATGATGAGCCCGCTCAAAAGTTTGTCCAATGTCAGTGTGCCCATGCAGAAAATGTTGGTCTCTGCGGACAGCGTATTTGGTTTGATCGATGAACCATCTGAAAACAACTCAGGCACGCAAACCATTCAGCGCGCGCGCGGCGATTTGAAATTTGACCACATTGATTTATTGTACGCAGACCAAAAACAAAAAGCTTTGGATGATTTTACTTTGCACATCAAAGCAGGTGAAAAACTGGCTCTGGTGGGGCGTTCGGGCAGCGGTAAAACCTCGTTGATTAACATGCTGCCGCGCTTCATCGATGCATCGGCTGGGCGCATCAGTTTGGATGGCGTGCCATTGGAATCGTTGGAGTTGAATAACTTGCGTCAGCACATCGCTTTGGTGTCGCAGGACGTGATTTTATTCAATGACACTTTGTACAACAACATCGCTTATGGTGCGCCCGCTGCGAGCGATGAGCAGATTAAAAATGCTTTACGTGCTGCGAATTTGTGGGAGTTTGTTGAGCAGCAACCAGAAGGTTGGCACATGAACATTGGCAACAACGGAAATAAGTTGTCGGGTGGCCAACGCCAGCGGGTATCAATTGCCCGTGCGATTTTGAAAGATGCGCCGATTTTGATTTTGGATGAAGCCACCAGCGCACTCGACAATGAGTCTGAGCGTTTGGTGCAGCAGGCTTTGGATCGCCTCATGCAAAACCGCACCAGCATCATGATTGCCCACCGTTTATCGACCGTTGAAAAAGCCGATCGCATCGTTGTGATGGCGCATGGGCGCATCGTTGAGGTGGGCACGCACTCTGAGCTGCTGGCACAACAAGGGGCGTATGCACAGTTGAGCACACAGCCGAGTATGTGA
- a CDS encoding O-antigen ligase family protein, with amino-acid sequence MQTWAHMNRYDRIIAFVFLSIPLIPAGGEAALAVLGLFGMYVFFKSPRAFKKELSWTRRDQLIFLALSSVFILKLLSVMWADNPTRAIKNVLNNVHFLGWPFLLWVFMRASQPLQSLTRGVACGALAAAVWGCMWVLLRIVRGDLMTTVEPFEAGSQNAGVFAHIVCVYGLWLLYAWLNFKVDVQTKRALGMAFFAALIALLCSSRRIQLVIMVALASLVVLMHMKKNLNLRAFVSIAGLSGVVLALVVVWMAPKYEQAYVEATTFVNDPNPHGEAIQSSIGNRLEYYHIASSAIQAQPVLGYGAGTKPQQLERFSHDPASLSHFNHFHNQYFQTLVEVGVLGSLLAVWALLFLWREQVWRVYAQSPHVAVFFALIFSVYMLTGLFSIALSQGLLNSFFILSSAVLWAETRKTL; translated from the coding sequence ATGCAAACATGGGCGCATATGAACCGTTACGATCGCATCATTGCCTTTGTGTTTTTGAGCATCCCACTGATTCCAGCAGGGGGCGAAGCGGCTTTGGCTGTTTTGGGTCTGTTTGGCATGTATGTGTTTTTTAAAAGCCCCCGTGCATTTAAAAAAGAATTGTCTTGGACTCGCCGTGATCAATTGATTTTTTTAGCATTGTCTTCGGTGTTTATCCTCAAATTGCTGTCGGTTATGTGGGCAGACAATCCGACCAGGGCAATCAAAAATGTACTGAACAATGTACATTTTTTAGGTTGGCCTTTTTTGCTCTGGGTGTTCATGCGCGCCTCCCAGCCCTTACAGTCATTGACTCGCGGGGTGGCTTGCGGCGCGCTGGCTGCTGCTGTGTGGGGCTGTATGTGGGTGTTGCTGCGAATCGTGCGTGGCGATTTGATGACCACAGTTGAGCCTTTTGAAGCAGGCAGTCAGAATGCCGGTGTGTTTGCCCACATTGTGTGCGTGTATGGTTTGTGGTTGTTGTATGCGTGGTTGAACTTCAAGGTCGATGTTCAAACAAAACGTGCATTGGGTATGGCTTTTTTTGCCGCATTGATTGCATTGCTGTGTTCTTCTCGTCGAATTCAGTTGGTCATCATGGTGGCTTTAGCCAGCTTGGTTGTATTGATGCACATGAAGAAAAATTTAAATCTCCGTGCGTTTGTGTCGATTGCGGGGCTGAGTGGTGTGGTGTTGGCCTTGGTGGTGGTGTGGATGGCACCCAAATATGAGCAAGCTTATGTTGAAGCAACAACTTTTGTAAACGATCCAAACCCTCATGGTGAGGCGATTCAATCCTCCATTGGCAATCGCTTGGAATACTATCACATCGCCTCATCGGCGATTCAGGCTCAACCTGTTCTGGGTTACGGTGCGGGCACCAAACCACAGCAGCTTGAGCGCTTTTCGCATGATCCTGCGTCGTTGTCTCATTTTAACCATTTCCACAATCAATATTTTCAAACATTGGTTGAGGTCGGTGTTTTAGGCAGTCTGTTGGCTGTTTGGGCACTGCTTTTTTTGTGGCGTGAGCAGGTGTGGCGCGTGTATGCTCAAAGCCCTCATGTGGCTGTGTTTTTTGCCCTGATTTTTTCTGTGTACATGCTGACTGGGTTGTTTAGCATTGCATTGTCACAAGGGTTGCTGAATTCATTTTTTATTCTTTCTAGTGCTGTATTGTGGGCGGAAACCCGTAAAACTTTGTAA
- a CDS encoding patatin-like phospholipase family protein: MTAVKHKHTMFQQYEQVALVLQGGGALGSYQAGAIEGLMNAGVEPDWVAGISIGALNTAIIAGNPPERRIEALKAFWDTICTPNYTASLMAPMSAWVNSINDMTRGALSAFEASRTMFEGQKGFFSSRFPLPMLTNMAYKPDEISYYTTSALRDTLLKYADFDLINTGDMRVSVGAVNVGTGNFVYFDNREMTLTPEHFMASGALPPGFPAVEIEGEYYWDGGLVSNTPLSRITDDLGHKDTLVFQVDLWRSHGALPQSFLDISERTKDIQFSSRTRMVTDVLRTRQYNRRLIDELLKKVPASEHDVFCEEAKKMLANDGRVNIIHLIYQDKSFEGSYKDFEFSHATMHEHWRSGLADIKKTFARPEFFVLPDENIGFATHDVHRVPSA; the protein is encoded by the coding sequence ATGACAGCAGTAAAACATAAGCACACGATGTTTCAACAGTACGAACAGGTGGCATTGGTGCTGCAAGGTGGGGGTGCGCTGGGTTCTTATCAGGCGGGTGCCATTGAAGGTTTGATGAACGCAGGGGTGGAGCCCGATTGGGTGGCGGGCATTTCGATTGGTGCGCTCAATACGGCCATCATCGCGGGCAATCCACCTGAGCGGCGCATCGAAGCATTGAAAGCCTTTTGGGATACCATTTGCACGCCGAATTATACGGCTTCACTGATGGCACCGATGAGCGCATGGGTCAATTCGATCAATGACATGACGCGTGGTGCATTGAGTGCATTTGAAGCCTCACGTACGATGTTTGAAGGTCAAAAAGGATTTTTCAGTTCACGTTTTCCTTTACCCATGTTGACCAATATGGCTTATAAACCCGATGAAATCAGCTATTACACCACATCGGCATTGCGTGATACGTTGTTGAAATATGCAGATTTTGATTTGATCAATACGGGTGACATGCGTGTTTCAGTGGGGGCGGTGAATGTGGGGACAGGGAATTTTGTTTATTTTGACAACCGCGAGATGACCTTGACACCCGAACATTTTATGGCCAGTGGTGCTTTGCCGCCAGGGTTTCCAGCTGTTGAAATTGAAGGTGAATATTATTGGGATGGTGGCTTGGTGTCCAATACGCCATTGTCACGCATCACCGATGATTTGGGGCATAAAGACACGCTGGTGTTTCAAGTGGATTTGTGGCGCTCACATGGGGCGTTGCCACAAAGTTTTTTGGACATCAGCGAACGCACCAAAGACATCCAGTTCTCGAGTCGCACACGCATGGTCACCGATGTTTTGCGTACCCGCCAATACAATCGCCGTTTGATTGATGAGCTGTTGAAAAAAGTGCCCGCAAGTGAGCACGATGTGTTTTGCGAAGAAGCAAAAAAAATGCTGGCGAATGATGGGCGTGTCAACATCATCCATTTGATTTACCAAGATAAATCGTTTGAAGGCAGCTATAAAGACTTTGAGTTCAGCCATGCGACCATGCATGAGCACTGGCGCAGTGGCTTGGCAGACATCAAGAAAACATTTGCCCGACCCGAGTTTTTTGTGTTACCTGACGAAAACATCGGATTTGCGACCCACGATGTGCATCGTGTCCCAAGCGCATGA
- a CDS encoding DUF3563 family protein: protein MNALTLNHATLTVKHILTALRQNWNLFWMSNDEIIDRQQQDYLNAAVDLYDLEHRMRNVNKLFSHNPQWMAGQ from the coding sequence ATGAATGCACTTACTTTGAATCACGCAACATTGACTGTCAAACACATATTGACAGCGTTGAGACAAAACTGGAACCTGTTTTGGATGAGCAACGATGAAATCATCGACCGCCAACAACAGGATTATTTAAATGCTGCGGTTGACCTGTATGATCTGGAACACCGCATGCGAAACGTGAATAAACTGTTTTCACACAACCCACAATGGATGGCTGGTCAATGA
- a CDS encoding MFS transporter: MKKSLLALMLGGFGIGTTEFVMMGILPDIAHSLGISIPQAGHLISAYALGVVVGAPLLVMTAHRFTPKTILMALMLMFTVFNGLCIIAPDYNSLFLFRFLSGLPHGAFFGVGAVVAQRLADKGKEAQAMSMMYLGLTLANLLGVPLGTFLGHNVSWRYAFILVAATGALTWLSLRLWMPFLPKDNPHNLRTQLGFFCRKEAWLIMWATAIGTGGFFCWYSYIAPLLTEESGFSPSNVPYIMALAGAGMCIGNLIGGKLADHYPHAKLCALFLAGMMVSLLSAYLLAEYRAAMLISTLITGALVMMLSAPIQMLMIQTAKGAETLASAALQACFNIGNALGAFLGGLPLVMGYSYASPQLVGMVMAALGLMSIAILLRQNQPPTSSSR; encoded by the coding sequence ATGAAAAAAAGTCTATTAGCCCTTATGCTGGGCGGCTTCGGCATTGGCACCACTGAGTTCGTCATGATGGGCATTTTGCCTGACATTGCCCACAGTTTGGGCATCTCCATCCCGCAAGCGGGTCATTTGATTTCTGCATACGCCTTGGGCGTGGTTGTGGGTGCACCATTGTTGGTGATGACAGCCCATCGTTTTACACCAAAAACCATTCTAATGGCTTTGATGTTGATGTTTACGGTGTTCAATGGTTTGTGTATTATCGCCCCCGATTACAACAGTTTGTTTTTGTTTCGTTTTTTGTCAGGCTTGCCGCACGGGGCATTCTTTGGCGTTGGGGCTGTGGTTGCGCAACGTTTAGCCGATAAAGGCAAAGAAGCACAAGCCATGAGCATGATGTACCTTGGCTTGACTTTGGCCAACCTGTTGGGTGTCCCTTTGGGTACATTCTTAGGACATAACGTGTCATGGCGCTATGCGTTTATCTTGGTCGCAGCCACAGGCGCATTGACGTGGTTAAGTTTGCGTTTATGGATGCCGTTTTTACCCAAAGACAATCCGCACAACCTGCGCACGCAGCTTGGTTTTTTCTGTCGAAAAGAAGCATGGCTCATCATGTGGGCCACCGCCATTGGCACGGGTGGTTTTTTCTGCTGGTACAGCTACATTGCCCCCTTGTTGACCGAAGAGTCGGGATTTTCACCTTCGAACGTGCCTTACATCATGGCTTTGGCGGGTGCAGGCATGTGCATCGGCAACCTCATCGGCGGCAAGCTGGCGGATCATTACCCCCATGCCAAGTTGTGCGCCCTATTCCTTGCGGGCATGATGGTTTCGCTGCTGTCCGCTTATCTTTTGGCTGAATACCGCGCTGCCATGCTGATTTCCACATTGATCACGGGCGCTTTGGTGATGATGCTGTCAGCACCGATTCAAATGCTCATGATTCAAACAGCAAAAGGCGCCGAAACATTGGCTTCCGCAGCTTTACAAGCGTGCTTCAACATTGGTAATGCACTCGGCGCATTTCTGGGCGGTTTGCCTTTGGTGATGGGCTACAGCTATGCATCACCTCAACTGGTGGGCATGGTTATGGCAGCATTGGGTCTCATGTCCATCGCCATATTATTGCGCCAGAACCAACCACCAACATCCAGCTCAAGATAA